One region of Brassica napus cultivar Da-Ae chromosome A10, Da-Ae, whole genome shotgun sequence genomic DNA includes:
- the LOC106370867 gene encoding cytochrome P450 86A4 gives MEMSNVMLLVALVVAYWLWFKRISRWLKGPRVWPVLGSLPGLIEQRDRMHEWITENLRACGGTYQTCICAVPFLARKQGLVTVTCDPRNLEHMLKTRFDNYPKGPTWQSVFHDLLGQGIFNSDGDTWLFQRKTAALEFTTRTLRQAMGRWVNQGIKLRFCPILESAQAKSEPIDLQDLVLRLTFDNICGLAFGKDTRTCAPGLPENGFATAFDRATEASLQRFIMPEFLWKLKKWLRLGLEVSLSRSLGEIDGYLAKVISTRKQELMSQQESGAQGHDDLLSRFMMKKKEAYSDTFLQHVALNFILAGRDTSSVALSWFFWLITMHPAVEDKIVREICSVLIETRGTENNAASWTEEPLNFDEIDRLVYLKAALSETLRLYPSVPEDSKHVENDDVLPDGTFVPAGSSVSYSIYAAGRMKSTWGEDCLEFIPERWISPTDGKFINHDQYRFVAFNAGPRICLGKDLAYLQMKTIAAAVLLRHRLTVVPGHKVEQKMSLTLFMKNGLLVNLHKRDLQGIIKSLVVAKSDGVVNGSCTGVTGGGAAVYVNTEVPVVA, from the exons ATGGAAATGTCCAATGTGATGCTTCTTGTAGCACTTGTTGTAGCATATTGGCTATGGTTCAAGAGGATATCACGATGGCTAAAGGGACCACGTGTGTGGCCTGTATTGGGCAGTCTCCCTGGTCTGATAGAGCAGCGCGATAGGATGCATGAATGGATCACCGAGAACCTCCGTGCGTGCGGTGGCACATACCAGACTTGTATTTGTGCAGTACCTTTCTTGGCAAGGAAGCAAGGTCTAGTGACTGTCACCTGTGACCCGAGGAATCTTGAACACATGCTCAAGACCCGGTTCGATAATTACCCTAAAGGTCCCACGTGGCAATCCGTCTTCCACGACCTTCTAGGTCAAGGTATTTTCAACTCTGACGGCGATACTTGGCTCTTCCAACGCAAAACCGCGGCTCTCGAGTTCACAACTAG AACGTTGAGGCAAGCCATGGGTCGATGGGTAAACCAAGGAATTAAGCTCCGGTTCTGTCCAATCCTTGAATCGGCTCAAGCCAAATCCGAGCCGATCGATCTCCAAGACTTGGTACTCCGTCTCACATTCGATAACATTTGCGGATTGGCGTTCGGTAAGGACACAAGAACCTGTGCACCGGGGCTTCCCGAGAACGGTTTTGCCACGGCTTTCGATCGAGCCACTGAAGCCTCGCTTCAACGGTTTATTATGCCTGAGTTTCTGTGGAAGCTGAAGAAATGGTTAAGACTCGGCTTAGAAGTCAGCTTGAGCCGAAGCTTGGGAGAGATCGATGGATATTTAGCAAAGGTTATAAGTACACGTAAGCAGGAGTTGATGAGTCAGCAAGAAAGTGGAGCCCAGGGACACGACGATCTCCTCTCTCGCttcatgatgaagaagaaagaagcgtACAGCGACACTTTCCTCCAACACGTGGCGCTTAACTTCATCCTAGCTGGACGCGACACGTCATCGGTTGCGCTGAGCTGGTTCTTCTGGCTTATCACGATGCATCCAGCCGTTGAAGATAAAATCGTCCGGGAGATCTGCTCCGTTCTGATCGAGACACGTGGCACCGAGAACAACGCCGCGTCTTGGACGGAGGAGCCGTTAAATTTCGACGAGATCGACCGGCTGGTATACCTGAAGGCGGCGCTTTCTGAGACGCTCAGGCTTTACCCATCTGTGCCGGAAGATTCAAAGCACGTGGAGAACGACGACGTTTTACCGGACGGAACATTCGTTCCCGCGGGATCTTCGGTGAGTTACTCGATATACGCGGCGGGGAGGATGAAGTCGACTTGGGGAGAAGATTGTCTGGAGTTTATCCCGGAGAGGTGGATCTCGCCGACCGACGGCAAATTCATCAACCACGATCAGTATCGATTCGTGGCATTCAACGCCGGGCCGAGAATCTGCCTGGGAAAAGATCTGGCGTATCTTCAGATGAAGACCATCGCGGCGGCGGTGCTTCTCCGTCACCGGCTTACGGTGGTTCCGGGACACAAGGTGGAGCAGAAGATGTCGTTGACGCTTTTTATGAAGAATGGACTTTTGGTTAATCTCCATAAGAGGGACCTCCAAGGAATCATCAAGAGTCTAGTGGTGGCTAAGAGTGACGGTGTCGTTAACGGCAGTTGTACCGGTGTCACTGGTGGAGGCGCCGCCGTGTACGTAAATACGGAAGTTCCGGTGGTGGCTTAA
- the LOC106370060 gene encoding ferric reduction oxidase 2-like — protein MEMTKFFMMVVFLGTIMLWIMMPTRTYKNKWQPYMRLKFGASTYFGATGTTLFMYMFPMILVACLGCVYLHFKKRKSPHHIDREIKGGVWSALRKPMLVKGPLGIVSVTEIMFLAMFVALLLWSFITYLRNKFATITPQSAAADGQYLWQAKLESAALRIGFIGNICLAFLFLPVARGSSLLPAVGLTSESSIKYHIWLGHMVIAIFTAHGLCYIIYWVSVHEISQMLMWDTKDISNLAGEISLVAGLVMWATTYPAVRRRFFEVFFYTHYLYIVFMLFFVFHVGISYTFISFPGFYIFMVDRFLRFLQSRDNIRLLSARILPSDTIELTFSKNPRLVYSPTSILFVNIPSISRLQWHPFTITSSSNLEAEKLSVVIKREGKWSTKLYQRLSSSHQIDRLAVSIEGPYGPASTDFFRHEALVMVSGGSGITPFISVIRDMIATSQNQKCKIPKITLICAFKNSSEISMLHLVLPLSGLQTELSSDINIKIEAFITREKEPKSEATTEQIKTLWFKPSLSDQPISAILGPNSWLWLGGILSSSFLIFMIIIGIISRYYIYPIDHNTYKIYSWTSESIIYILVICVSIMATSSAAMFWNKKKYGNNVETKQVQNVELPSTTSSPTSCGYNSMREIESSPQESLVQRTSLHYGERPNLTKLLLGVEGSSVGVLVCGPKKLRQKVAKICSTGLAKNLHFESISFSW, from the exons ATGGAGATGACTAAGTTCTTCATGATGGTGGTTTTCCTTGGAACTATCATGCTTTGGATCATGATGCCAACACGAACTTATAAAAACAAGTGGCAGCCTTATATGCGTCTAAAGTTTGGAGCATCAACTTATTTTGGTGCCACAG GGACGACACTTTTCATGTATATGTTCCCGATGATCCTCGTAGCTTGTCTGGGATGTGTGTATCTCCACTTCAAGAAACGAAAGAGTCCACACCATATTGATAG GGAGATAAAGGGGGGAGTGTGGAGTGCACTGAGAAAGCCAATGTTAGTGAAGGGACCATTGGGGATAGTCTCAGTTACTGAGATCATGTTCTTGGCTATGTTTGTGGCTCTTCTTCTTTGGAGCTTTATCACTTACTTGCGCAATAAATTTGCCACTATCACTCCTCAATCAGCCGCTGCAGATGGCCAATACTT gTGGCAAGCCAAGCTGGAATCAGCGGCGCTAAGGATAGGGTTTATCGGAAACATATGTTTAGCGTTTTTGTTCTTACCGGTGGCACGTGGCTCGTCGTTGCTACCGGCGGTAGGACTAACTTCAGAGTCAAGCATCAAATACCATATTTGGCTGGGCCATATGGTCATTGCAATTTTCACCGCTCATGGTCTATGTTACATCATCTATTGGGTCTCTGTGCATGAAATCTCCCAG ATGCTCATGTGGGATACAAAGGATATATCGAACTTGGCCGGAGAGATATCTCTGGTGGCCGGGCTTGTTATGTGGGCCACCACATATCCAGCGGTAAGGAGGAGATTCTTCGAAGTCTTCTTCTACACACACTACCTCTACATCGTCTTCAtgctcttcttcgtcttccacgTCGGCATCTCTTACACGTTTATCTCTTTTCCCGGTTTCTACATCTTCATGGTCGATCGTTTCCTTAGGTTTCTCCAGTCACGTGACAATATACGCTTGCTCTCTGCTCGGATTCTTCCTTCCGACACCATCGAGCTCACTTTCTCCAAAAACCCTA GGTTGGTTTATAGCCCGACGAGCATATTATTTGTGAACATACCGAGCATTTCAAGGCTACAATGGCATCCATTTACGATAACTTCGAGTAGCAACCTTGAGGCAGAGAAGCTAAGTGTCGTGATCAAAAGGGAAGGCAAATGGTCAACTAAACTTTATCAGAggctttcttcttctcatcaGATAGACCGCCTTGCTGTTTCTATCGAGGGTCCTTACGGCCCTGCTTCCACCGATTTCTTTAG GCATGAAGCTCTGGTTATGGTGAGCGGAGGAAGTGGCATAACTCCATTTATCTCAGTCATCCGTGATATGATCGCAAcaagccaaaaccaaaaatgcAAAATCCCCAAAATCACTCTGATTTGCGCTTTTAAGAACTCTTCAGAAATATCCATGCTCCATCTTGTCTTGCCATTATCCGGCCTCCAGACCGAACTCTCCTCCGACATTAACATCAAAATCGAAGCCTTCATAACCCGAGAGAAAGAGCCAAAAAGCGAAGCTACAACGGAGCAAATCAAAACTCTCTGGTTCAAACCAAGTCTTTCAGACCAACCCATCTCAGCAATCCTAGGACCAAACTCATGGCTCTGGCTCGGCGGCATTCTCTCGTCATCGTTCCTCATCTTTATGATAATCATCGGTATCATCAGTAGGTATTACATTTACCCGATCGACCACAACACCTACAAGATCTATTCTTGGACTTCAGAATCCATTATATACATCTTGGTCATCTGTGTGAGCATCATGGCCACTTCAAGTGCAGCTATGTTTTGGAACAAGAAAAAGTACGGCAACAACGTCGAAACTAAACAGGTCCAGAACGTCGAACTTCCATCGACAACGTCTTCTCCAACCTCGTGCGGTTATAACTCCATGAGAGAAATCGAAAGTTCTCCACAAGAATCGCTAGTGCAACGTACCAGCCTGCATTACGGAGAAAGACCTAACCTCACGA AACTACTACTTGGCGTGGAAGGTTCGAGTGTGGGAGTTCTTGTGTGTGGTCCAAAGAAGTTGAGACAAAAGGTTGCGAAAATATGTTCCACTGGTTTgg ctaagaatCTCCATTTTGAATCAATCAGTTTCAGCTGGTGA
- the LOC106369385 gene encoding uncharacterized protein LOC106369385, producing MGDDKRDQKPYSYEKAKTFSCNSHSSSLFRLISKLVLTFAVIFCIQFVFYSYDFTSYTPPRSLMKIAVSPVGSGSGSYTSPKPEDTEIKHVVFGIAASAKLWKRRRDYVKLWWKPNGEMNGVVWLDKHIDDNDTVSAGLPPIKISSDTSRFEYTYPKGNRAALRLTRIVSETVRLLNGTESERNVRWIVMGDDDTVFFTENLVSVLRKYDHSQFYYIGSSSESHIQNLKFSYGMAYGGGGFAISYPLAKALEKMQDRCIQRYPELYGSDDRIHACMAELGVPLTREVGFHQFDIYGKLLGLLSAHPLAPIVSMHHLDIVDPVFPNMGRVNAMKRLMAPAKLDSASLTQQSVCYDTTHRWTVSVSWGYTVQIIRGLLSAREMEIPTRTFIDWYKHGDGKSYAFNTRLFSKSTCQRPRVYFLSNALPDSALHRTASEYVRWYDMWDLECDWEVSDPSDIERVIVYKKLVPDRWNKNKAPRRDCCRILPTKKNGTMVIDVGACEDDEIVEFSVK from the exons ATGGGAGACGATAAGAGAGATCAAAAGCCATATTCATACGAGAAAGCCAAAACGTTTTCATGTAACTCACATTCTTCGTCTTTGTTTAGGCTCATCTCAAAGCTAGTCTTAACTTTCGCCGTTATATTCTGCATCCAATTCGTTTTCTACTCGTACGATTTCACCTCCTATACTCCACCTCGATCTCTCATGAAAATCGCGGTTTCGCCagtcggatccggatccggatcttaCACGAGTCCAAAACCTGAAGACACGGAGATAAAACACGTGGTGTTCGGGATCGCTGCGTCTGCGAAGCTCTGGAAACGCAGAAGAGACTACGTGAAGCTCTGGTGGAAACCCAACGGGGAAATGAACGGCGTCGTTTGGTTAGACAAACACATTGACGACAACGACACCGTTTCCGCCGGTCTCCCTCCTATCAAAATATCTTCCGACACGTCAAGGTTCGAGTACACGTACCCAAAGGGCAACAGAGCGGCGCTGAGACTCACGCGAATCGTGTCCGAGACAGTGAGGCTCTTAAACGGAACAGAGTCTGAGAGAAACGTGAGGTGGATTGTGATGGGAGACGACGACACCGTGTTTTTCACGGAGAATCTTGTTAGTGTTCTGAGAAAATACGATCACAGCCAGTTCTATTACATTGGGAGCTCGTCGGAGAGTCACATTCAGAATCTGAAGTTCTCCTACGGGATGGCTTACGGTGGAGGAGGATTCGCCATTAGCTACCCCTTGGCTAAGGCGTTGGAGAAGATGCAAGATCGTTGTATTCAGAGATATCCCGAATTGTACGGCTCCGACGATCGGATTCACGCTTGTATGGCGGAGCTTGGTGTTCCTTTGACTAGAGAAGTTGGTTTTCATCAG TTTGATATATATGGGAAACTACTGGGCCTGTTATCAGCCCATCCATTAGCTCCAATTGTCTCCATGCATCATCTAGACATAGTGGATCCAGTATTCCCAAACATGGGTCGAGTCAACGCCATGAAACGTCTCATGGCTCCAGCCAAACTGGATTCAGCGAGCCTCACTCAGCAATCAGTTTGTTATGACACTACACACCGTTGGACTGTGTCTGTGTCATGGGGATACACAGTTCAGATTATACGTGGTCTATTGTCAGCGAGAGAGATGGAGATCCCGACACGCACATTTATAGATTGGTACAAGCACGGAGACGGCAAAAGCTACGCTTTTAACACACGTCTTTTCAGCAAAAGCACGTGTCAACGTCCACGCGTGTACTTCCTCTCCAATGCGCTTCCTGATTCGGCCTTACACAGAACTGCAAGCGAGTACGTGAGGTGGTATGACATGTGGGATCTTGAATGTGATTGGGAAGTATCGGATCCTTCTGATATCGAACGGGTTATAGTTTATAAAAAGCTCGTTCCCGATAGATGGAACAAAAATAAG GCTCCGAGAAGAGATTGTTGTAGAATATTGCCTACGAAAAAGAATGGGACGATGGTGATTGATGTTGGAGCTTGTGAAGATGATGAAATTGTTGAATTCTCTGTCAAATag